From a single Entelurus aequoreus isolate RoL-2023_Sb linkage group LG12, RoL_Eaeq_v1.1, whole genome shotgun sequence genomic region:
- the rad51ap1 gene encoding RAD51-associated protein 1 isoform X1: protein MDRPSRKIKAVNYSESKEFNDDDDDFASVKPPPSKKPKEGLKLQECKKSSSQESNLQSPCQKVDRKPLDEKLLARDLEAAITLSLLNNTDGIPTGKGVKHHVKCYCLKKQIKLTLFFSGVVVPADENTDPAPLHRSNCSIDSSILGIDQISSEKEAGLRKAAQDEDDDYQPKPTPDSESEDAFSEAAESEDEEEFTVKKTKKTTTGKKEKSSRHSVSKKEPPKLKPQPRTTAPSTPARSPPKRKLAAKMPTLTASVPKPAVSISPTGSKIPKWNPPGQIGKCPSSSQSPPVRSPGQGLRLGLSRFVRVKPLHPGVATT from the exons ATGGACAGACCGTCAAG GAAGATAAAGGCTGTCAATTACAGCGAGTCCAAGGAGTTTAACGACGACG ATGATGATTTTGCCAGCGTGAAGCCCCCACCCAGCAAAAAACCCAAAGAGGGGCTGAAGCTACAAGAGTGCAAGAAATCCTCAAGCCAAGAGTCAAATTTACAGTCGCCATGTCAGAAAGTGGACAG AAAACCTTTAGATGAGAAGCTGCTGGCTCGTGATCTAGAGGCTGCCATCACGCTCTCCTTGCTAAATAATACAGACGGGATTCCCACTGGTAAAGGTGTGAAGCATCATGTCAAatgttattgtttaaaaaaacaaataaaactcaCCTTGTTTTTTTCAGGAGTGGTTGTCCCTGCTGATGAGAACACAGACCCTGCCCCCCTGCACCGCTCCAACTGCAGCATAGACTCGTCGATCCTGG GAATTGATCAAATTTCATCGGAGAAAGAAGCCGGATTGAGAAAGGCCGCTCAGGATGAAGATGACGACTACCAGCCAAAACCGACGCCAG ATTCGGAGAGTGAGGATGCTTTCAGCGAGGCGGCCGAGAGCGAGGATGAGGAGGAATTCACAGTTAAGAAAACCAAAAAGACGACGACAGGCAAGAAGGAGAAGTCTTCGAGGCATTCAGTCTCCAAAAAGGAACCGCCAAAGTTGAAACCACAGCCAAGAACAACAG CACCTTCCACACCAGCAAGAAGTCCCCCGAAACGTAAACTTGCTGCCAAAATGCCAACTTTGACAGCCTCTGTGCCTAAGCCTGCAGTCTCAATAAGCCCAACAGGCAGCAAAATTCCCAAATGGAACCCGCCAG GTCAAATCGGGAAATGTCCGTCTTCATCCCAGAGTCCCCCAGTGAGGTCTCCGGGTCAGGGTCTGCGCCTAGGACTGTCCCGATTTGTGCGAGTCAAGCCTCTCCACCCTGGCGTCGCCACCACCTGA
- the rad51ap1 gene encoding RAD51-associated protein 1 isoform X4, which produces MDRPSRKIKAVNYSESKEFNDDDDDFASVKPPPSKKPKEGLKLQECKKSSSQESNLQSPCQKVDRKPLDEKLLARDLEAAITLSLLNNTDGIPTGVVVPADENTDPAPLHRSNCSIDSSILGIDQISSEKEAGLRKAAQDEDDDYQPKPTPDSESEDAFSEAAESEDEEEFTVKKTKKTTTGKKEKSSRHSVSKKEPPKLKPQPRTTAPSTPARSPPKRKLAAKMPTLTASVPKPAVSISPTGSKIPKWNPPGQIGKCPSSSQSPPVRSPGQGLRLGLSRFVRVKPLHPGVATT; this is translated from the exons ATGGACAGACCGTCAAG GAAGATAAAGGCTGTCAATTACAGCGAGTCCAAGGAGTTTAACGACGACG ATGATGATTTTGCCAGCGTGAAGCCCCCACCCAGCAAAAAACCCAAAGAGGGGCTGAAGCTACAAGAGTGCAAGAAATCCTCAAGCCAAGAGTCAAATTTACAGTCGCCATGTCAGAAAGTGGACAG AAAACCTTTAGATGAGAAGCTGCTGGCTCGTGATCTAGAGGCTGCCATCACGCTCTCCTTGCTAAATAATACAGACGGGATTCCCACTG GAGTGGTTGTCCCTGCTGATGAGAACACAGACCCTGCCCCCCTGCACCGCTCCAACTGCAGCATAGACTCGTCGATCCTGG GAATTGATCAAATTTCATCGGAGAAAGAAGCCGGATTGAGAAAGGCCGCTCAGGATGAAGATGACGACTACCAGCCAAAACCGACGCCAG ATTCGGAGAGTGAGGATGCTTTCAGCGAGGCGGCCGAGAGCGAGGATGAGGAGGAATTCACAGTTAAGAAAACCAAAAAGACGACGACAGGCAAGAAGGAGAAGTCTTCGAGGCATTCAGTCTCCAAAAAGGAACCGCCAAAGTTGAAACCACAGCCAAGAACAACAG CACCTTCCACACCAGCAAGAAGTCCCCCGAAACGTAAACTTGCTGCCAAAATGCCAACTTTGACAGCCTCTGTGCCTAAGCCTGCAGTCTCAATAAGCCCAACAGGCAGCAAAATTCCCAAATGGAACCCGCCAG GTCAAATCGGGAAATGTCCGTCTTCATCCCAGAGTCCCCCAGTGAGGTCTCCGGGTCAGGGTCTGCGCCTAGGACTGTCCCGATTTGTGCGAGTCAAGCCTCTCCACCCTGGCGTCGCCACCACCTGA
- the rad51ap1 gene encoding RAD51-associated protein 1 isoform X3, whose translation MDRPSRKIKAVNYSESKEFNDDDDDFASVKPPPSKKPKEGLKLQECKKSSSQESNLQSPCQKVDRKPLDEKLLARDLEAAITLSLLNNTDGIPTGKGVVVPADENTDPAPLHRSNCSIDSSILGIDQISSEKEAGLRKAAQDEDDDYQPKPTPDSESEDAFSEAAESEDEEEFTVKKTKKTTTGKKEKSSRHSVSKKEPPKLKPQPRTTAPSTPARSPPKRKLAAKMPTLTASVPKPAVSISPTGSKIPKWNPPGQIGKCPSSSQSPPVRSPGQGLRLGLSRFVRVKPLHPGVATT comes from the exons ATGGACAGACCGTCAAG GAAGATAAAGGCTGTCAATTACAGCGAGTCCAAGGAGTTTAACGACGACG ATGATGATTTTGCCAGCGTGAAGCCCCCACCCAGCAAAAAACCCAAAGAGGGGCTGAAGCTACAAGAGTGCAAGAAATCCTCAAGCCAAGAGTCAAATTTACAGTCGCCATGTCAGAAAGTGGACAG AAAACCTTTAGATGAGAAGCTGCTGGCTCGTGATCTAGAGGCTGCCATCACGCTCTCCTTGCTAAATAATACAGACGGGATTCCCACTGGTAAAG GAGTGGTTGTCCCTGCTGATGAGAACACAGACCCTGCCCCCCTGCACCGCTCCAACTGCAGCATAGACTCGTCGATCCTGG GAATTGATCAAATTTCATCGGAGAAAGAAGCCGGATTGAGAAAGGCCGCTCAGGATGAAGATGACGACTACCAGCCAAAACCGACGCCAG ATTCGGAGAGTGAGGATGCTTTCAGCGAGGCGGCCGAGAGCGAGGATGAGGAGGAATTCACAGTTAAGAAAACCAAAAAGACGACGACAGGCAAGAAGGAGAAGTCTTCGAGGCATTCAGTCTCCAAAAAGGAACCGCCAAAGTTGAAACCACAGCCAAGAACAACAG CACCTTCCACACCAGCAAGAAGTCCCCCGAAACGTAAACTTGCTGCCAAAATGCCAACTTTGACAGCCTCTGTGCCTAAGCCTGCAGTCTCAATAAGCCCAACAGGCAGCAAAATTCCCAAATGGAACCCGCCAG GTCAAATCGGGAAATGTCCGTCTTCATCCCAGAGTCCCCCAGTGAGGTCTCCGGGTCAGGGTCTGCGCCTAGGACTGTCCCGATTTGTGCGAGTCAAGCCTCTCCACCCTGGCGTCGCCACCACCTGA
- the rad51ap1 gene encoding RAD51-associated protein 1 isoform X2, whose amino-acid sequence MDRPSRKIKAVNYSESKEFNDDDDDFASVKPPPSKKPKEGLKLQECKKSSSQESNLQSPCQKVDRKPLDEKLLARDLEAAITLSLLNNTDGIPTGKGVKHHVKCYCLKKQIKLTLFFSGVVVPADENTDPAPLHRSNCSIDSSILGIDQISSEKEAGLRKAAQDEDDDYQPKPTPDSESEDAFSEAAESEDEEEFTVKKTKKTTTGKKEKSSRHSVSKKEPPKLKPQPRTAPSTPARSPPKRKLAAKMPTLTASVPKPAVSISPTGSKIPKWNPPGQIGKCPSSSQSPPVRSPGQGLRLGLSRFVRVKPLHPGVATT is encoded by the exons ATGGACAGACCGTCAAG GAAGATAAAGGCTGTCAATTACAGCGAGTCCAAGGAGTTTAACGACGACG ATGATGATTTTGCCAGCGTGAAGCCCCCACCCAGCAAAAAACCCAAAGAGGGGCTGAAGCTACAAGAGTGCAAGAAATCCTCAAGCCAAGAGTCAAATTTACAGTCGCCATGTCAGAAAGTGGACAG AAAACCTTTAGATGAGAAGCTGCTGGCTCGTGATCTAGAGGCTGCCATCACGCTCTCCTTGCTAAATAATACAGACGGGATTCCCACTGGTAAAGGTGTGAAGCATCATGTCAAatgttattgtttaaaaaaacaaataaaactcaCCTTGTTTTTTTCAGGAGTGGTTGTCCCTGCTGATGAGAACACAGACCCTGCCCCCCTGCACCGCTCCAACTGCAGCATAGACTCGTCGATCCTGG GAATTGATCAAATTTCATCGGAGAAAGAAGCCGGATTGAGAAAGGCCGCTCAGGATGAAGATGACGACTACCAGCCAAAACCGACGCCAG ATTCGGAGAGTGAGGATGCTTTCAGCGAGGCGGCCGAGAGCGAGGATGAGGAGGAATTCACAGTTAAGAAAACCAAAAAGACGACGACAGGCAAGAAGGAGAAGTCTTCGAGGCATTCAGTCTCCAAAAAGGAACCGCCAAAGTTGAAACCACAGCCAAGA ACAGCACCTTCCACACCAGCAAGAAGTCCCCCGAAACGTAAACTTGCTGCCAAAATGCCAACTTTGACAGCCTCTGTGCCTAAGCCTGCAGTCTCAATAAGCCCAACAGGCAGCAAAATTCCCAAATGGAACCCGCCAG GTCAAATCGGGAAATGTCCGTCTTCATCCCAGAGTCCCCCAGTGAGGTCTCCGGGTCAGGGTCTGCGCCTAGGACTGTCCCGATTTGTGCGAGTCAAGCCTCTCCACCCTGGCGTCGCCACCACCTGA